Proteins from a genomic interval of Gadus morhua chromosome 19, gadMor3.0, whole genome shotgun sequence:
- the LOC115532406 gene encoding histone H2A, which translates to MSGRGKTGGKARAKAKTRSSRAGLQFPVGRVHRLLRKGNYAHRVGAGAPVYLAAVLEYLTAEILELAGNAARDNKKTRIIPRHLQLAVRNDEELNKLLGGVTIAQGGVLPNIQAVLLPKKTEKPAKK; encoded by the coding sequence ATGTCTGGAAGAGGTAAAACCGGTGGCAAAGCCAGGGCGAAGGCAAAGACCCGCTCATCCCGTGCCGGACTCCAGTTCCCCGTCGGCCGTGTGCACAGACTTCTCCGCAAAGGAAACTATGCTCATCGCGTCGGTGCCGGAGCTCCCGTCTACCTGGCGGCGGTGCTCGAGTATCTGACCGCTGAGATCCTGGAGTTGGCTGGAAACGCCGCCCGGGACAACAAGAAGACCCGTATCATCCCTCGCCACCTGCAGCTGGCCGTCCGCAACGACGAGGAGCTGAACAAACTCCTCGGTGGCGTGACCATCGCCCAGGGCGGTGTGCTGCCCAACATCCAGGCCGTTCTTCTGCCCAAGAAGACCGAGAAGCCCGCCAAGAAATAA